The Chloroflexota bacterium genome has a window encoding:
- the otsB gene encoding trehalose-phosphatase codes for MATDLPDRQRVERVASALRALFSARPAGLLTDVDGTISRITAHANAATVAETVRQSLTALAAQLDLVSVVTGRAVLKAQEMVGLPEIGYVGNHGLEWLEDGAVQTDPAALAVRPALEAALTAVRAATSDPGLVYEDKHVSASIHYRLAADPDAAGRRLHDVLAPHLEDGQLRLIQGGFVVNLLPGLRIDKGEATRRLVRQHGLRSVAFFGDDVTDVDAFRAIRELEAAGQVRGLAVGVLSPEAPPAVREQADLLLDGVGEVEAVLAALASEPPMRAGSGA; via the coding sequence ATGGCGACTGATCTGCCTGATCGGCAGCGCGTCGAACGTGTTGCCTCGGCGTTGCGCGCGCTGTTCTCCGCACGTCCGGCCGGATTGCTGACCGACGTGGACGGAACGATCAGCCGGATCACCGCCCACGCCAACGCCGCGACGGTCGCCGAGACGGTCCGGCAGTCGTTGACCGCCCTGGCCGCACAACTGGATCTGGTGTCTGTCGTCACCGGGCGCGCGGTCCTGAAGGCGCAGGAGATGGTCGGGCTGCCGGAGATCGGGTACGTCGGCAATCACGGCCTGGAGTGGCTCGAGGATGGCGCGGTGCAGACCGACCCGGCCGCGCTGGCCGTGCGCCCGGCGCTCGAAGCCGCCCTCACCGCCGTTCGCGCGGCGACCTCCGACCCTGGCCTTGTCTACGAAGATAAGCACGTCAGCGCGTCGATCCACTATCGGCTGGCAGCCGACCCTGACGCGGCCGGCCGCCGCCTGCACGACGTGCTGGCCCCGCACCTGGAGGATGGCCAGCTTCGGCTGATCCAGGGCGGCTTCGTGGTCAACCTCTTGCCGGGCCTGAGGATCGACAAGGGCGAGGCGACGCGCCGCCTGGTGCGGCAGCATGGGCTGCGGTCGGTCGCCTTCTTTGGCGACGATGTCACCGACGTGGACGCGTTCCGCGCGATCCGCGAGCTGGAGGCGGCCGGGCAGGTGCGCGGCCTCGCCGTCGGCGTGCTCAGCCCTGAGGCGCCACCAGCCGTCCGCGAGCAGGCCGACCTCTTGCTCGACGGCGTTGGCGAGGTCGAGGCCGTGCTGGCGGCGTTGGCGTCCGAGCCACC
- a CDS encoding transposase, with the protein MDRRDDITQDLTMALMFLTSWTERPGELRRCWKGYDFDDVNALSEQGLITGSRGAKSAYLTEEGVERARRVLSRYGIPFED; encoded by the coding sequence ATGGATCGGCGAGACGACATCACCCAGGATCTGACGATGGCGCTGATGTTCCTCACGTCGTGGACTGAACGGCCCGGCGAGCTTCGTCGGTGCTGGAAGGGGTACGACTTCGATGACGTGAACGCCCTCTCGGAGCAAGGTTTGATTACAGGCAGTCGCGGTGCCAAATCGGCCTACCTGACCGAAGAAGGCGTCGAGCGGGCGCGTCGCGTGCTTTCGCGATATGGCATTCCATTCGAGGACTGA
- a CDS encoding methyltransferase domain-containing protein — protein MSEHHTHQAPAPSAHTHHHPLESQGPTPESPRSFKELVESPSFDPSILFKQAFWDERYGSKTQIWSGNPNQRLVEQIGDLAPGRALDVGCGEGADVVWLASRGWDTTGVDVSPIALERGERAAAEAGREIAARTHWQQVDLLTWTPKPAQFDLVSAHYIHLPLETRRAVFGRLADAVRPGGTLLIVGHHPSDLETRVGRPNLPALMFTAEEIAGLLDASAWEILTCDAPPRPATDPEGGPITIHDAVLKARRR, from the coding sequence ATGTCCGAGCACCACACTCATCAGGCACCCGCGCCCTCTGCCCACACCCATCATCACCCGTTGGAGAGCCAAGGTCCAACTCCGGAGTCGCCGCGGTCGTTCAAGGAGCTGGTCGAGAGCCCGTCGTTCGACCCGTCCATCCTCTTCAAGCAGGCGTTCTGGGATGAGCGCTACGGCTCGAAGACCCAGATCTGGAGCGGCAACCCGAATCAGCGGCTGGTCGAGCAGATCGGCGACCTCGCGCCAGGACGGGCGCTCGACGTCGGGTGTGGCGAGGGTGCAGACGTCGTCTGGCTGGCTTCACGGGGCTGGGACACGACCGGCGTGGACGTGTCGCCCATCGCACTCGAGCGCGGCGAGCGGGCTGCGGCAGAGGCCGGCCGGGAGATCGCAGCGCGCACGCACTGGCAGCAGGTCGATCTGCTGACCTGGACGCCCAAGCCCGCCCAGTTCGATCTCGTCTCGGCCCACTACATCCATCTGCCGCTGGAGACCCGGAGAGCGGTCTTCGGGCGGCTCGCCGACGCTGTGCGGCCGGGCGGGACGCTGTTGATCGTCGGGCACCATCCGTCAGACCTGGAGACACGCGTCGGCCGGCCGAATCTGCCGGCCTTGATGTTCACCGCCGAGGAGATCGCCGGCTTGCTCGACGCATCGGCCTGGGAGATCCTGACCTGTGACGCGCCTCCCCGGCCGGCCACCGACCCTGAGGGCGGCCCGATCACCATCCACGACGCAGTGCTGAAGGCCCGCCGCCGCTAG
- a CDS encoding SRPBCC family protein → MPANEYHFLTHWRIEGTIEEISEILGDAESLPRWWPRVYLNVKVLEPGDERGVGRVIQLLTRGWLPYTLRWSFRLVENREPHGYTIEAFGDFVGRGAWTLNQDGPVADIVYDWRIRADKPLLKWLSPVLKPIFRANHRWAMARGEESLIRELQRRRAAALA, encoded by the coding sequence ATGCCCGCGAACGAGTACCACTTCCTGACCCACTGGCGCATCGAGGGGACCATCGAAGAGATCTCGGAGATCCTCGGAGACGCCGAGTCGCTGCCGCGCTGGTGGCCGCGGGTGTATCTCAACGTGAAGGTGCTGGAGCCGGGCGACGAGCGTGGCGTGGGTCGCGTGATCCAACTGCTCACGCGCGGCTGGCTCCCGTACACCTTGCGCTGGTCGTTTCGGCTGGTCGAGAATCGGGAGCCGCACGGGTACACCATCGAGGCGTTCGGCGACTTCGTGGGACGGGGCGCGTGGACTCTGAATCAGGATGGGCCAGTCGCGGACATCGTCTACGACTGGCGCATCAGGGCGGACAAGCCGCTGCTGAAGTGGCTCTCGCCCGTGCTCAAGCCGATCTTCCGCGCGAACCACCGCTGGGCGATGGCTCGCGGCGAAGAGAGCCTGATCCGGGAGCTTCAGCGCCGCCGAGCGGCAGCCCTCGCCTAG
- the glmS gene encoding glutamine--fructose-6-phosphate transaminase (isomerizing), protein MCGIFGYVGVRTDAPGLVLHGLKQLEYRGYDSWGIAVPRDGAIMVEKRTGKIGQAQTTLPDSQIGLGHTRWATHGGVTDQNAHPHLDCHERLAIIHNGIVQNHRDLRRDLLDRGHTFRSETDTEVVAHLLEEEVGQRGESPDALVQAVMSTFRRLDGLNAIAALDVKSGCLAAAKSGSPLTLGWAEGGMLLASDYAALLEHTRRMTFLDENQAALLTPDGIAVYDVASGQVLPPNVTEVEWSAEAAELHGFPDFMSKEIHEQPHVLRRIAREKVADAERLAALIKSADETHLVGCGTAAHAAMAGQYLLARVAGHRSFYANGSEFGYLEKFLGPGALALALSQSGETIDVIDSVRGAKERGATLAAIVNVQGSTLYRLSDDAVFLGAGPERCVLATKSFTAKLAVLLLTAYAMEGRVEEAARLLERAATEIEAMLSDSRRDLVRQIAEEVYLREHMYIIGRGPSYPMALEAALKVKEVSYVHAEGFAGGELKHGVIALIEPGTPCLVLAPNDETHDDILSGAMEVKARGGKIIGIGPKHDEAFDFHIPVADLGEASGIVQAVPAQLLGYYLALLRGHDPDKPRNLAKSVTVK, encoded by the coding sequence ATGTGCGGCATTTTCGGATACGTCGGCGTGCGAACGGACGCTCCGGGCCTCGTCCTGCACGGCCTCAAGCAGCTGGAGTATCGCGGCTACGACTCCTGGGGCATCGCCGTGCCGCGTGACGGCGCCATCATGGTCGAGAAGCGGACCGGCAAGATCGGGCAGGCGCAGACCACCCTCCCCGACAGCCAGATCGGCCTCGGACACACCCGCTGGGCAACCCACGGCGGCGTGACCGACCAGAATGCCCACCCGCACCTCGACTGCCACGAGCGGCTGGCGATCATCCACAACGGCATCGTCCAGAATCACCGCGACCTGCGCCGCGACCTGCTCGACCGGGGCCACACGTTCCGCTCGGAGACCGACACCGAAGTCGTGGCCCACCTGCTCGAAGAAGAGGTCGGGCAGCGCGGCGAGAGCCCCGATGCGCTGGTGCAGGCCGTCATGAGCACGTTCCGCCGCCTCGATGGGCTGAACGCCATCGCGGCGCTGGACGTCAAGAGCGGCTGCCTCGCCGCCGCCAAGAGCGGCTCGCCGCTGACGCTCGGCTGGGCCGAGGGCGGCATGTTGCTGGCGTCGGACTACGCGGCGCTGCTGGAGCACACCCGCCGCATGACGTTCCTGGACGAGAACCAGGCGGCGCTGCTGACGCCGGATGGCATCGCCGTCTACGACGTGGCGAGCGGCCAGGTGCTCCCCCCGAACGTCACCGAGGTCGAGTGGTCCGCCGAAGCCGCCGAATTGCACGGCTTCCCGGACTTCATGAGCAAGGAGATCCACGAGCAGCCGCACGTGCTGCGACGGATCGCTCGCGAGAAGGTCGCGGACGCCGAGCGGCTGGCCGCGCTGATCAAGTCCGCCGACGAGACGCACCTGGTGGGGTGTGGCACGGCTGCCCACGCCGCGATGGCCGGCCAGTACCTGCTGGCGCGGGTTGCCGGTCATCGCTCGTTCTACGCCAACGGCTCCGAGTTCGGCTACCTGGAGAAGTTCCTCGGACCCGGCGCGCTGGCCCTGGCACTGTCGCAGAGCGGCGAGACCATCGACGTCATCGACTCGGTGCGCGGCGCCAAGGAGCGCGGCGCCACGCTCGCCGCCATCGTCAACGTCCAGGGATCGACCCTCTACCGCCTCTCCGACGACGCCGTCTTCCTGGGGGCCGGCCCCGAGCGCTGCGTCCTGGCGACGAAGAGCTTCACGGCCAAGCTGGCCGTCCTGCTGCTGACGGCCTACGCGATGGAGGGGCGCGTCGAGGAGGCCGCCCGGCTGCTCGAGCGGGCCGCCACCGAGATCGAGGCGATGCTCTCGGACTCTCGCCGCGACCTCGTGCGGCAGATCGCCGAGGAGGTCTACCTCCGGGAGCACATGTACATCATCGGGCGCGGCCCCAGCTATCCGATGGCCCTGGAGGCGGCGCTCAAGGTCAAGGAAGTGAGCTACGTCCACGCCGAGGGTTTCGCGGGCGGCGAGCTGAAGCACGGCGTGATCGCGCTGATCGAGCCGGGCACCCCCTGCCTGGTGCTGGCCCCCAACGACGAGACTCACGACGACATCCTGTCGGGGGCGATGGAGGTCAAGGCGCGGGGCGGCAAGATCATCGGGATCGGGCCGAAGCATGACGAGGCGTTCGACTTCCACATCCCGGTCGCCGATCTCGGCGAGGCCAGCGGCATCGTGCAGGCCGTCCCAGCCCAGCTGCTCGGCTACTACCTGGCGCTGCTGCGTGGGCACGACCCTGACAAGCCGCGCAACCTCGCCAAGAGCGTCACGGTCAAGTAG
- the pdxA gene encoding 4-hydroxythreonine-4-phosphate dehydrogenase PdxA encodes MTASLSGGERPIVGVTLGDPAGVGPEISLRALTEPEVYEKTRPVVIGDRSVVERTAKALGMTPTINIVKKPSDGKFELGAIDLYDVGSPDLQHIEWGKVQPECGRAAFRYVEKAVELALAGEIQSMATAPLNKEAAQLGGVKYLDHTTALTQLTNSPDTLTMFTVRGMRIFFMVKHTSMRKALDEITQDNVHKTLIKCHKALVRFGIPNGKIAVAALNPHAGEHGMFGREEIDEIAPGIEAAREDGVDAYGPIPADAVFHQALQGRWDGVLSLHHDQGHIAAKTIDFERTISVAVGMPFIRTSVDHGTAFDIAGKGIAHYEGMTESILLAAEYGRLIAEHDLAAV; translated from the coding sequence ATGACGGCGAGCCTGAGCGGTGGTGAGCGGCCTATCGTCGGGGTGACCCTGGGCGATCCGGCGGGAGTGGGTCCGGAGATCAGCCTGCGGGCGCTGACCGAGCCGGAGGTCTACGAGAAGACCCGGCCGGTCGTGATCGGCGACCGGAGTGTCGTCGAGCGGACGGCGAAGGCGCTCGGAATGACTCCGACGATCAACATCGTCAAGAAGCCGTCGGATGGCAAGTTCGAGCTGGGCGCCATCGACCTCTACGACGTGGGCAGCCCCGACCTGCAGCACATCGAGTGGGGGAAGGTCCAGCCGGAGTGCGGGCGCGCGGCGTTTCGGTACGTTGAGAAGGCCGTCGAACTGGCACTGGCCGGCGAGATCCAGTCGATGGCCACTGCGCCGCTGAACAAGGAGGCGGCCCAGCTTGGCGGCGTGAAGTACCTCGACCACACCACGGCGCTCACCCAGCTGACGAACAGCCCGGACACGCTGACGATGTTCACGGTGCGCGGTATGCGGATCTTCTTCATGGTCAAGCACACCTCGATGCGGAAGGCCCTGGACGAGATCACGCAGGACAACGTCCACAAGACGCTGATCAAGTGCCACAAGGCCCTGGTGCGCTTCGGCATCCCGAACGGGAAGATCGCGGTCGCGGCGCTCAACCCGCACGCCGGCGAACACGGCATGTTCGGGCGCGAGGAGATCGACGAGATCGCACCGGGCATCGAGGCGGCCCGCGAGGACGGCGTGGACGCCTACGGCCCGATCCCTGCCGACGCGGTCTTCCACCAGGCGTTGCAGGGACGCTGGGATGGTGTGCTGTCGCTGCACCACGATCAGGGCCACATCGCCGCCAAGACCATCGACTTCGAGCGGACGATCTCGGTAGCCGTGGGGATGCCGTTCATCCGCACGTCGGTCGATCACGGGACGGCGTTCGACATCGCTGGCAAGGGCATCGCGCACTACGAGGGGATGACGGAGTCGATCCTGCTGGCCGCCGAGTACGGCCGGCTGATCGCCGAGCACGACCTCGCCGCCGTCTGA